The Nerophis ophidion isolate RoL-2023_Sa linkage group LG09, RoL_Noph_v1.0, whole genome shotgun sequence genome contains a region encoding:
- the prokr1b gene encoding prokineticin receptor 1b, producing MSGSNVSHLLTAPSSGKLDHYLENYDLDYGIPPDEIPDTTQGQAFFVATIIIGVVLVCIILVCGLGNFIFIATLTRYKKLRNLTNLLIANLAISDFLVAVVCCPFLVDYYVVKQLSWAHGLVLCASVNYLRTVSLYVSTNALLAIAVDRYMAIVHPLKPRMKYETAYCLIAGVWIIPILISIPSAYFASETEYPHSGTTLTPVTHKVFCAQIWPVDQQAYYRSYFLFVFAVEFVGPVIIMALCYTQISRELWFKNVPGFQTEQIRKRLRCRRKTVIVLIGILMAYILCWAPYYGFTILRDFHPTLISRQKNSLVVFYIIECLAMSNSMINTFCFVSVKNNTVKYLKKIVLLHWRSTYAPSRTVDELDLRTASLPVTEEIECINLK from the exons ATGAGCGGGTCGAACGTCAGCCACCTGCTGACGGCGCCATCAAGTGGCAAGTTGGATCACTACTTAGAAAACTACGATTTGGACTACGGCATTCCTCCCGATGAGATCCCGGACACCACGCAGGGCCAGGCCTTCTTCGTCGCCACCATCATCATCGGCGTGGTGCTCGTCTGCATCATACTGGTCTGCGGCTTGGGGAACTTCATCTTCATCGCCACCTTGACGCGCTACAAGAAGCTTCGCAACCTCACCAACCTGCTCATCGCCAACCTGGCCATCTCGGACTTCCTGGTGGCGGTCGTTTGTTGTCCCTTCCTGGTGGACTACTACGTGGTCAAGCAGCTGTCGTGGGCTCACGGCCTGGTGCTGTGCGCTTCCGTTAACTATCTGCGCACCGTGTCGCTCTACGTGTCTACAAACGCCTTGCTCGCCATCGCGGTGGACAG GTACATGGCCATAGTTCATCCTCTGAAGCCCAGAATGAAGTATGAAACAGCCTACTGCCTGATAGCCGGAGTCTGGATTATTCCTATTCTCATCTCGATTCCCTCAGCATACTTCGCCTCTGAGACCGAGTACCCCCACAGCGGGACCACCCTGACCCCGGTCACTCACAAGGTCTTCTGTGCTCAGATCTGGCCGGTGGATCAACAAGCGTACTACCGTTCCTACTTCCTCTTCGTCTTTGCCGTGGAGTTCGTTGGACCCGTCATCATCATGGCTTTGTGCTACACCCAAATTTCCCGCGAGCTCTGGTTCAAGAACGTTCCTGGTTTCCAGACGGAGCAGATAAGGAAGCGTCTGCGCTGTCGCCGCAAAACCGTGATCGTGCTCATCGGGATACTGATGGCGTACATCCTGTGTTGGGCGCCCTACTACGGCTTCACCATCCTGCGAGATTTCCATCCTACGCTAATCTCCCGCCAAAAGAATTCCCTGGTGGTCTTCTACATCATCGAATGCCTCGCCATGAGCAATAGCATGATCAACACCTTCTGCTTCGTCAGCGTCAAGAACAATACCGTTAAGTACCTGAAGAAGATCGTGCTGCTGCACTGGAGGTCCACGTATGCTCCGAGTCGGACTGTGGATGAACTGGATTTGAGGACCGCGTCCTTGCCTGTAACAGAGGAGATTGAATGCATTAATCTCAAGTAA